A DNA window from Niabella yanshanensis contains the following coding sequences:
- a CDS encoding SusC/RagA family TonB-linked outer membrane protein: MGKLKVAFVGILSFLTSLAFGQAKTVTGTVTDDKGAPIPGATVTVSQTNIGTATDPNGRFTINLPEGKRVIEVTAVGRSSQAVDLDGKSTVTIVLSMIENPLEEIVVTAYGRQTRRAVTGAIASINSKDLEKRALTSATGALEGVAPGVMVNNTYGQPGTAPSIRIRGFSSINGNNTPLVVVDGVIYGGSIADLNSNDIEDISVLKDAAAGALYGNKASNGVVLITTKKAKSGKPVFNAAINQGFYTRGMKEYTTMSPDQYMEAMWLGYRNNLLSTSATYNTVEKANAKANESAITDNIRYNIYNKSNTELFDANGKLVSDARIRDGYLGDLDWFEPILQTGHRQDYNINGGTKNDKSSLFFSTGYLDEKGYFKRSGFQRFTGRINGDITPVSWFKAGVLLNGTHQINNNYSDGNTSFNNPIYNARIIAPVFPVHLHDMATGEYILDEEGKVQYDDGSTYNRGQYVARHAIWENELNTRKNIIGSMQGQAYANVKFLKDFSFTILGDLTTKNTELRNYENPVIGDGSGNGGRVSRDMYRYKVYTFQQQLNWNRYFNDHNFDVLVGHENYSYFYSRLQGSKGSQAFTGLENLDDFTSIISLGEYEDVVKTESYLSRVRYNYSQKYFLEGSFRRDGSSRFAAANRWGSFWGLSGAWLISSENFLAGSKTVNNLKLRAGYGQVGNDASAAYYASQTLYTFNQNANLMAVYLSQNGSQNLVWEKVGTWGAALEGQLFNRFNFSVEYFDKRSIDLIFPFNYPLSAGGTSSTSAQATVLRNIGTLSNRGWELAADYFIINKKDFTLNLGANATFLKNEIVKLPNENKKDGIIDGTKKLFEGHGIYDFWLYQYAGVDQMTGTGLYVADDVIYNGGNPDNAGSTIPAANLVKINDKYYVNNVTYAKRDWSGSSIPKVYGGVSLRANWKSLSFQTLFTYGLGGKMMDYSYLDLMSVSGTPHSLHTDLLKAWNGAPEGMTESSVNRLDPNGIPAIDYARNAQATQTSTRFLQDASYGVLKNISIGYGLPSTTLERISLRSCQINFTIENLATFTKLQGMDPQQSFNGVHYNYFMTPRIFSLGLNIGL, translated from the coding sequence ATGGGAAAACTTAAAGTTGCTTTCGTTGGGATATTGTCATTTCTGACGAGCCTCGCATTTGGACAAGCCAAAACAGTCACCGGAACCGTAACTGACGATAAGGGCGCTCCAATTCCTGGAGCTACAGTTACCGTAAGCCAAACTAATATTGGTACTGCAACGGACCCTAATGGCCGTTTTACAATTAATTTACCAGAAGGCAAGAGAGTTATTGAAGTGACTGCTGTTGGTCGTTCGAGTCAGGCAGTAGACCTGGACGGCAAATCAACAGTAACAATTGTCTTATCTATGATAGAGAATCCACTCGAAGAGATCGTTGTTACAGCGTACGGGCGTCAAACGAGAAGAGCGGTTACTGGTGCCATCGCATCCATCAATTCAAAAGACCTTGAGAAGAGAGCACTTACAAGCGCTACGGGAGCACTAGAGGGTGTTGCTCCAGGTGTTATGGTTAATAATACTTATGGACAACCCGGAACTGCGCCTTCCATTCGAATCAGGGGTTTTTCTTCAATTAATGGTAATAATACTCCGTTGGTGGTTGTCGATGGAGTGATTTACGGCGGAAGCATAGCCGATTTGAATTCAAATGATATTGAAGATATATCGGTTTTGAAAGACGCTGCAGCTGGTGCCTTGTATGGTAACAAAGCATCAAATGGAGTTGTATTAATTACAACCAAAAAAGCAAAATCCGGAAAGCCGGTATTTAACGCTGCAATAAACCAAGGGTTTTATACGCGTGGTATGAAAGAGTATACTACTATGTCACCCGATCAATACATGGAAGCGATGTGGTTGGGATACCGGAATAATTTGCTGTCAACAAGTGCTACCTATAATACAGTGGAAAAAGCTAATGCAAAAGCCAATGAATCGGCTATAACAGATAATATCCGCTATAATATATATAATAAAAGTAACACAGAGCTATTTGATGCAAATGGTAAGTTGGTAAGTGATGCAAGGATCAGAGATGGATATTTAGGTGATTTAGACTGGTTCGAACCTATTTTGCAAACTGGGCACAGACAGGATTACAACATTAACGGAGGTACCAAAAATGATAAAAGTAGCTTGTTCTTTTCGACCGGCTACCTGGATGAAAAAGGCTATTTTAAACGGTCAGGATTCCAGAGATTTACCGGAAGGATTAATGGAGATATTACTCCTGTGAGTTGGTTTAAAGCCGGTGTGTTATTGAACGGAACTCATCAAATCAATAACAACTACAGCGATGGTAATACTTCATTTAACAACCCTATTTATAATGCTAGAATCATTGCGCCTGTTTTCCCTGTTCATTTACATGATATGGCTACAGGTGAGTATATTTTAGATGAAGAAGGAAAAGTTCAGTATGATGATGGGTCAACCTATAATAGGGGGCAATATGTAGCCAGACATGCAATTTGGGAAAATGAGCTTAATACAAGGAAGAATATCATAGGTTCTATGCAAGGTCAGGCCTATGCAAATGTAAAATTTCTGAAGGATTTTTCGTTCACAATACTCGGTGATCTGACTACTAAAAATACGGAGCTGAGAAATTATGAAAACCCGGTGATTGGAGATGGATCAGGTAATGGAGGGCGTGTAAGTAGAGATATGTACAGGTATAAAGTGTACACTTTTCAGCAGCAGCTGAATTGGAACAGATATTTTAACGATCATAATTTTGACGTATTAGTCGGACATGAAAACTACAGCTATTTCTATAGCAGGTTGCAAGGCTCAAAGGGTTCCCAGGCTTTCACTGGTTTGGAGAACCTGGATGATTTTACCAGTATCATTAGTTTGGGTGAATATGAAGATGTCGTTAAAACAGAAAGCTATTTGAGCCGTGTTAGATATAATTATAGTCAAAAGTACTTTTTAGAAGGTTCTTTCAGGCGTGATGGATCTTCAAGATTTGCAGCCGCAAATAGGTGGGGTAGTTTTTGGGGACTTTCCGGCGCTTGGTTAATAAGCAGCGAAAATTTTCTGGCAGGTAGCAAAACCGTAAATAATCTTAAGCTCCGTGCGGGTTATGGACAGGTAGGTAATGACGCGAGTGCGGCATATTACGCATCTCAAACCTTGTACACGTTCAATCAGAATGCAAATCTAATGGCCGTTTATTTGTCCCAAAACGGTTCACAAAACCTGGTTTGGGAAAAAGTAGGTACATGGGGTGCTGCATTAGAAGGGCAGCTGTTTAACAGATTTAATTTCTCAGTTGAATATTTCGATAAGCGATCTATAGATCTGATCTTCCCGTTCAATTACCCTCTTTCTGCAGGCGGTACCTCTTCTACCAGTGCTCAGGCAACTGTTCTTAGAAATATCGGAACACTTTCAAACCGGGGATGGGAGTTAGCTGCAGATTACTTTATTATAAACAAAAAAGATTTCACTCTTAATTTGGGTGCAAACGCTACGTTCTTAAAGAATGAGATAGTGAAGCTTCCTAATGAGAATAAAAAAGATGGTATTATTGACGGAACCAAAAAACTGTTTGAAGGACATGGAATTTATGATTTTTGGCTTTACCAATACGCCGGAGTAGACCAGATGACAGGTACTGGATTATATGTCGCTGACGATGTGATCTACAACGGTGGTAATCCTGATAATGCCGGGTCTACAATTCCTGCCGCTAATCTTGTGAAAATAAATGATAAATATTATGTCAATAATGTTACCTACGCCAAGCGCGACTGGAGCGGGTCTTCTATCCCTAAAGTATATGGTGGTGTCAGCTTAAGGGCAAACTGGAAAAGTTTGTCATTCCAGACATTATTTACTTATGGCCTGGGAGGCAAAATGATGGACTATTCTTATTTGGATTTAATGAGTGTATCCGGCACGCCACATAGCTTACATACTGATCTGTTAAAGGCTTGGAACGGTGCTCCTGAGGGAATGACGGAATCCTCTGTTAATCGTTTGGATCCTAATGGTATACCAGCAATTGATTATGCTAGAAATGCACAGGCAACACAAACCTCAACAAGATTTTTGCAGGATGCAAGTTACGGTGTTTTAAAAAATATTTCTATCGGTTATGGCTTACCATCTACCACTCTGGAGCGAATATCCCTGAGATCATGTCAAATAAACTTCACTATTGAGAACCTGGCTACGTTTACCAAGCTTCAAGGCATGGATCCTCAACAGTCTTTTAACGGGGTGCATTACAACTACTTTATGACCCCACGTATATTCTCTTTAGGTTTAAACATTGGACTATAA
- a CDS encoding RagB/SusD family nutrient uptake outer membrane protein, producing the protein MKKYILGALLFVVIFTACKKSYLETAPSDAANPETVFQNTRNVESAVNGLAKMMTMQYLESQGFNGEGTIKMFYGNYPGADFYVNLTGWAPIINATYNQLSTSIYDYYPWYYYYKIIGNANTIIAKVDNVEGVEADKQFLKAQALSYRAYCYMMLVQLYGHRWSDSQNGATKAVVLRLDQSTGDIPVSTLGDSYNQIYKDLDDAIALYESSKNVRGRNFEMDKSVAYAIYARAALNKQDYPNAEKYAKMARTGYALMSNTEYKNGFSNPTSEWIWSSYGASDETLYFYSFLAYIGYNSTAGAVRTTPKCINKILFGKIPTSDIRKSLFLNPAGYTYTNGTGVASSALAAYGRTLYPDLQSNATLYAFMQFKFKANDMPGVGHLVHFRSSEMLLIEAEAKYFQNKAATEVQALLIELNKTTGRDPDYAISKTGTELLDEIKFYRSIELWGEGFDWFDLKRWGATITRVSTAQGGSFPAALAVTIKPEDNNKWTWVIPNREFDYNTRINEQ; encoded by the coding sequence ATGAAAAAATATATACTTGGCGCTTTATTATTTGTAGTAATATTTACTGCTTGTAAAAAAAGCTATTTAGAAACTGCCCCTTCAGATGCAGCTAATCCAGAGACCGTATTTCAAAATACAAGGAACGTCGAATCTGCTGTCAACGGTTTAGCAAAGATGATGACTATGCAGTATCTCGAATCTCAGGGTTTTAATGGCGAGGGCACTATTAAAATGTTTTATGGTAATTATCCCGGGGCCGACTTTTATGTAAACCTGACCGGATGGGCACCTATTATTAATGCCACCTACAACCAGCTTTCAACCAGTATTTATGACTACTACCCCTGGTATTATTATTACAAAATAATTGGTAATGCCAATACTATAATAGCGAAAGTGGATAATGTAGAAGGCGTTGAGGCGGATAAGCAATTTCTTAAAGCTCAGGCACTGAGTTACAGAGCCTATTGCTATATGATGTTGGTGCAATTGTATGGACATAGATGGTCTGATTCTCAAAATGGCGCCACCAAAGCAGTAGTTTTGAGACTGGATCAAAGTACCGGTGATATTCCTGTGTCAACATTGGGTGACTCATATAATCAGATATATAAAGATTTAGATGACGCTATAGCGCTTTATGAAAGCTCTAAAAATGTTCGCGGAAGGAATTTTGAAATGGACAAAAGTGTAGCCTATGCGATTTATGCACGCGCTGCCTTAAACAAGCAGGATTACCCTAATGCGGAAAAGTATGCAAAGATGGCGAGAACTGGATATGCACTAATGTCAAATACTGAATATAAGAATGGATTTTCTAATCCAACATCAGAATGGATTTGGAGTAGTTATGGAGCATCTGATGAAACGTTATACTTTTATTCCTTCCTTGCATATATTGGGTATAATTCAACCGCTGGAGCTGTTAGAACTACTCCTAAATGTATCAATAAGATACTGTTTGGAAAAATACCTACATCCGACATTCGCAAAAGTTTGTTTTTAAACCCGGCGGGCTATACTTATACCAACGGTACCGGTGTAGCTTCGTCTGCTTTGGCTGCTTATGGTAGAACTTTGTATCCGGATTTACAATCAAATGCCACACTGTATGCTTTTATGCAGTTTAAATTTAAAGCGAACGACATGCCTGGTGTCGGTCATTTGGTACACTTTAGGTCTTCCGAGATGTTGTTAATTGAAGCTGAAGCTAAATACTTCCAAAACAAGGCGGCAACTGAGGTACAGGCGTTGTTGATTGAATTAAATAAGACAACAGGCCGTGATCCCGACTACGCAATTTCAAAAACCGGTACCGAGTTGTTAGATGAGATAAAGTTTTACAGAAGTATTGAATTGTGGGGTGAAGGTTTTGATTGGTTTGATTTAAAGCGTTGGGGGGCAACTATAACCAGAGTTTCTACAGCTCAGGGAGGAAGTTTCCCAGCAGCATTAGCAGTTACCATTAAGCCAGAAGATAATAATAAGTGGACATGGGTAATTCCTAACAGGGAGTTTGATTACAACACACGTATAAATGAACAATAA
- a CDS encoding DUF3467 domain-containing protein: protein MNQQEGNQLNIEISEEVAEGTYANLAIITHSHAEFVFDFVNIMPGTPKSRVKSRIIFTPQHAKRFMKALVDNIEKFEAMNGTIKDLDETQIPVNFGGPTAQA, encoded by the coding sequence ATGAATCAACAAGAAGGAAATCAGCTGAATATTGAGATTTCAGAAGAAGTGGCAGAAGGAACTTACGCCAACCTGGCTATTATTACGCATTCTCACGCCGAGTTTGTATTCGACTTTGTGAACATTATGCCCGGAACCCCCAAAAGCCGTGTAAAATCAAGAATTATTTTTACGCCTCAACATGCCAAGCGTTTTATGAAAGCATTGGTAGATAATATTGAAAAATTTGAAGCCATGAACGGAACCATTAAAGACCTGGATGAAACGCAGATCCCGGTAAACTTTGGAGGACCGACCGCTCAGGCTTAA
- a CDS encoding pyridoxine 5'-phosphate synthase — protein sequence MTKLSVNINKIATLRNSRGGNNPDLVKMAKDAERFGADGITVHPRPDERHIRYADVRDLKPLLSTEFNIEGNCTEQKFIDLVLEVKPHQVTLVPDALGQLTSDHGWDTITHKNYLENIIGIFKEAGIRVSIFVDPDERMVAGAAATGTDRIELYTEGYARHYHTNRNEAIAPYVLAAQKAKELGLGLNAGHDLDLDNLQFFATHIPWLDEVSIGHALICDALYLGFENTIQLYKRQLERSI from the coding sequence ATGACAAAACTCTCTGTAAATATAAATAAAATTGCAACCCTCCGCAACTCGCGCGGAGGCAACAATCCCGACCTGGTGAAAATGGCGAAAGATGCCGAACGGTTTGGAGCGGATGGAATTACGGTGCACCCCAGGCCTGACGAGCGTCATATCCGCTACGCAGATGTCAGGGATCTGAAGCCTCTATTGAGCACAGAGTTTAATATCGAAGGCAATTGCACCGAGCAGAAATTTATTGACCTTGTTTTGGAAGTAAAGCCGCACCAGGTAACGCTGGTTCCGGATGCATTGGGGCAATTAACCAGTGATCATGGCTGGGACACTATTACACATAAAAATTATCTGGAAAACATCATCGGCATTTTCAAAGAGGCTGGTATCAGGGTTTCGATATTTGTTGACCCTGATGAGCGCATGGTAGCGGGCGCTGCTGCAACAGGCACTGATCGCATTGAATTATATACAGAAGGTTATGCGAGGCATTACCATACCAACAGGAATGAAGCGATTGCACCCTATGTATTGGCTGCTCAGAAAGCGAAGGAATTGGGACTGGGGCTGAATGCCGGCCATGACCTGGACCTGGATAACCTGCAGTTTTTTGCAACCCATATTCCCTGGCTGGACGAGGTAAGCATTGGGCATGCATTGATCTGCGATGCGCTATACCTGGGTTTTGAAAACACGATACAGCTCTATAAAAGGCAGTTGGAGCGAAGCATTTGA
- a CDS encoding thioredoxin family protein has product MVPKLALLFLFTGFTMVVTAQSTPVSADTILARAFSKAKKEKKNVFIIFHASWCGWCRKMDAAMSDPACKPFFDANYIVEHLTILESKDKRQLENQGAEALFKKYAPADSGIPFWLIYDAKGTLIADAKMPDGSNAGCPATADEVAHLIHTLKRSSSIGEETSKAIFERFRRNESVKQGY; this is encoded by the coding sequence ATGGTTCCTAAATTAGCATTACTGTTCTTATTTACCGGGTTTACCATGGTGGTAACAGCACAATCAACACCTGTATCTGCTGACACCATACTAGCAAGGGCTTTTAGCAAAGCAAAAAAAGAGAAGAAAAACGTATTTATTATTTTTCATGCTTCCTGGTGTGGATGGTGCCGGAAAATGGACGCCGCAATGAGCGACCCGGCCTGCAAACCTTTTTTTGACGCCAACTATATAGTTGAACATCTAACCATACTTGAATCGAAAGATAAACGACAACTGGAGAACCAGGGCGCAGAAGCGCTGTTTAAAAAATATGCTCCCGCCGATTCCGGAATTCCTTTCTGGCTTATTTATGATGCCAAAGGAACCCTCATTGCCGATGCTAAAATGCCTGATGGCAGCAATGCGGGCTGCCCCGCAACAGCCGATGAAGTGGCACATCTGATCCATACACTCAAACGTTCCTCCTCTATCGGCGAGGAAACCAGTAAAGCCATCTTTGAGCGTTTTCGCAGGAATGAGTCTGTAAAACAAGGATATTAA
- a CDS encoding lipoprotein signal peptidase: protein MKAGKLSTSIIIILLILIVDQVVKIYIKTNYPVGEVTRILGMDWARIHFIENSGMAWGWKFGNEGGKVALTLFRLVAVIFGSWLIVKFAKEKYSRGFMVCVALIYAGALGNLIDSMFYGMLFDKGLHFDPAVGDYVGYGGIASLGGKGYSSFLHGSVVDMLYFPMVKTTYPSWLPWVGGESFEFFSPIFNIADMAISTGVITLLVFQKRFYRKVETSAPLAEQQLQ, encoded by the coding sequence ATGAAGGCAGGGAAGTTAAGCACATCTATTATTATTATTTTACTGATTCTCATAGTAGATCAGGTGGTTAAGATATATATCAAAACCAATTACCCGGTTGGTGAAGTTACCCGCATTTTGGGTATGGATTGGGCCCGTATACATTTTATTGAGAACAGTGGCATGGCATGGGGATGGAAGTTTGGTAATGAAGGCGGCAAAGTAGCGTTGACCCTGTTCAGACTGGTAGCCGTTATTTTTGGCAGCTGGCTGATTGTAAAATTTGCAAAGGAAAAATATTCACGCGGATTTATGGTTTGTGTGGCGCTGATTTATGCCGGCGCTTTAGGCAATCTGATCGATAGTATGTTTTACGGGATGCTGTTTGACAAAGGCCTTCATTTCGATCCTGCGGTAGGCGATTATGTAGGTTACGGAGGAATTGCATCTCTGGGCGGAAAAGGCTACTCCTCTTTCCTGCATGGCAGTGTAGTAGATATGCTGTATTTCCCTATGGTAAAAACCACTTATCCTTCCTGGTTACCCTGGGTAGGCGGCGAGTCTTTCGAATTTTTCAGCCCTATCTTTAATATAGCCGATATGGCTATCTCTACTGGCGTTATTACACTGCTTGTTTTTCAAAAACGTTTCTACCGGAAAGTAGAAACGAGCGCTCCTTTAGCAGAGCAGCAATTACAATAA
- a CDS encoding bifunctional UDP-N-acetylmuramoyl-tripeptide:D-alanyl-D-alanine ligase/alanine racemase, which produces MHTLQDIAGALGLSGQPIPRISIYTLLTDSRKLVNPESSLFFALPGPRRDGHLFIPELYKAGLRYFVVSEKINAKNYPGGIFLTVDNVLTALQKLAAFHRSKFDIEVIGITGSNGKTIVKEWLYQLLQANKTIVRSPKSYNSQIGVPLSVWEIEPENDLAIFEAGISQPGEMQQLRDIIQPTIGVITNIGSAHSEGFKNNTEKLKEKLLLFKNSRIVIANGDDPLIKEQVDQLATPVFYWGSNKSFELEVNSIKKKSTGTRINLNYQGDKFSIQTSFTDAASIENIVTACAVALYLKIDSQILQERIPLLQPVNMRLEFKKGNNNCILINDSYSTDIDSLSIALHFLQQQAKGLQKTVILSDFLQTGGDTELLYRNILEQLQKHKIVRLIGIGEKMQSVMHAWVTAKKTKIDHHFFLSTSDFIQHLHSFSFKDEAILIKGGRVFEFEQIASLLEQKAHQTILEINLNAIAHNYKTFQQMLEPATKVMVMVKAFAYGSGGTEVAGLLQYHKADYLGVAYADEGVEIRKAGISIPIMVLNPEPNAFDAITEHLLEPDLFSFEQLDAFEKHIQQSGLKHYPVHIEIETGMNRLGFAINDVQALAQRLKNNSSLKVQSVFSHLAASEDVVEDAFTLHQYNLLQRAAEELRETIGYAFLTHIANSSAIARFPKLQMDMVRLGIGLYGIAGKKVAKKLQPALTLKSTIAQLKQIQKGETVSYNRRGVATQKSTIATVRIGYADGYSRRLSNGVGYMLVHGKKAPVIGTVCMDMVMIDVTHIKGVKEGDDVIVFGNGLPVEELARAIGTIPYEIMTGISQRVKRVYWSE; this is translated from the coding sequence ATGCATACGTTACAGGATATTGCAGGCGCTCTTGGGTTATCGGGGCAACCTATACCCAGGATATCTATTTATACCTTACTCACCGATAGCCGGAAACTGGTTAACCCGGAGTCTTCTTTATTTTTTGCGTTGCCGGGTCCCCGAAGAGATGGTCATCTTTTTATACCCGAATTATATAAGGCCGGACTCCGCTACTTTGTGGTTTCAGAAAAAATCAACGCGAAGAACTACCCGGGGGGCATTTTCCTGACAGTAGATAATGTACTGACGGCCTTGCAAAAACTAGCAGCTTTTCACCGGTCAAAATTTGATATAGAAGTAATTGGAATCACAGGCAGCAATGGTAAAACTATTGTAAAAGAGTGGCTCTACCAGTTGCTACAGGCCAATAAAACGATCGTCAGAAGCCCTAAAAGCTATAACTCGCAAATAGGCGTGCCCTTGAGCGTTTGGGAAATAGAACCGGAAAACGACCTGGCTATATTTGAAGCAGGCATTAGCCAACCTGGAGAAATGCAACAGTTGCGGGATATCATACAGCCCACCATCGGCGTAATTACCAACATCGGGAGTGCTCATAGCGAAGGCTTCAAAAACAATACTGAAAAGCTGAAGGAAAAACTGCTGCTTTTTAAAAATAGCCGCATAGTTATTGCGAATGGCGATGATCCACTCATAAAAGAGCAGGTGGACCAACTGGCAACACCGGTTTTTTATTGGGGAAGCAACAAGTCTTTCGAGCTCGAAGTAAATTCTATAAAAAAGAAAAGTACCGGAACCCGGATTAACCTCAATTATCAAGGTGATAAATTCTCAATCCAGACTTCTTTTACAGACGCAGCTTCCATAGAAAATATAGTTACGGCTTGTGCAGTGGCTCTTTATCTGAAAATAGACAGTCAGATTTTGCAGGAGCGCATACCACTACTCCAGCCTGTAAATATGCGCCTGGAGTTTAAGAAAGGCAATAATAATTGCATTTTGATCAATGATAGTTACAGCACCGATATCGACTCGCTGTCTATAGCCCTGCATTTTTTACAACAACAGGCTAAAGGGCTTCAAAAAACCGTTATTTTATCCGATTTCTTACAAACAGGCGGCGATACTGAACTGTTATACCGAAACATCCTGGAGCAGCTGCAAAAACATAAAATAGTCCGGCTTATAGGTATCGGAGAAAAAATGCAGTCGGTGATGCATGCATGGGTCACGGCTAAGAAGACAAAGATCGATCATCACTTTTTTCTTTCGACCTCCGATTTTATACAGCACCTGCACTCCTTTAGCTTCAAAGATGAGGCTATTTTGATAAAGGGAGGCCGTGTATTTGAATTTGAGCAGATTGCGTCGTTGCTGGAGCAAAAAGCCCATCAAACCATCCTGGAGATCAACCTGAATGCTATTGCACATAATTATAAAACATTTCAGCAAATGCTGGAACCTGCTACCAAAGTAATGGTAATGGTGAAAGCTTTTGCATATGGAAGCGGAGGAACTGAAGTGGCGGGCTTATTACAATATCATAAGGCAGATTACCTGGGTGTAGCTTATGCTGACGAGGGCGTTGAAATCCGTAAAGCAGGTATATCGATACCCATTATGGTATTAAACCCCGAACCCAATGCGTTTGATGCCATTACTGAGCACCTGCTCGAACCGGATCTTTTCTCTTTTGAGCAGCTGGATGCTTTCGAAAAACATATACAGCAATCGGGACTAAAACATTATCCTGTACATATTGAAATTGAAACCGGTATGAACCGGTTGGGATTTGCCATAAACGACGTTCAGGCCCTTGCTCAAAGACTGAAAAACAATAGTTCCCTTAAAGTGCAATCTGTTTTCTCACATCTTGCCGCCAGTGAAGATGTGGTTGAAGATGCTTTCACTCTACATCAGTATAACTTGCTGCAACGGGCAGCAGAAGAGCTAAGAGAAACGATCGGCTATGCGTTTCTTACGCATATTGCCAATTCTTCAGCTATTGCCCGTTTTCCAAAGCTGCAAATGGATATGGTAAGACTGGGTATTGGTTTATATGGCATTGCGGGAAAAAAAGTTGCAAAAAAATTACAGCCCGCCCTTACGTTAAAATCAACCATTGCACAACTAAAACAAATTCAGAAGGGCGAAACCGTAAGTTATAACCGCCGGGGAGTGGCTACGCAAAAGTCTACCATTGCCACCGTAAGAATTGGTTATGCGGATGGGTACTCCAGGCGCCTGAGTAATGGTGTAGGTTATATGCTGGTACATGGTAAAAAAGCCCCGGTTATAGGCACTGTTTGCATGGATATGGTGATGATTGACGTAACGCATATAAAAGGGGTGAAGGAAGGCGATGATGTGATCGTGTTTGGCAATGGACTTCCGGTAGAGGAACTGGCCCGGGCAATCGGTACTATTCCTTACGAAATAATGACTGGCATTTCACAGAGAGTAAAAAGAGTGTATTGGAGTGAGTAA
- a CDS encoding TerC/Alx family metal homeostasis membrane protein: MTPDQISYLVFGIVIVIALVFDMGLFSKKNTAITIKTALWQSVFWVALGLGFFVFLLFEENKTIALEYLSAYLMEKSLSIDNIFVFILIFNAFRVKEIYYSRALLFGVLMAIVFRIIFITLGVELVNRFHWILYLFGAFLVYTGIKMFTAGDDEEFDPKGHPVYKWMKKVLPLVPHDGGGRYIIKEDGKRRYTMLFVVVVMLSVIDLVFAVDSIPAVMGISTNKMVIYTSNIFAVLGLRSLFFLLRGAITKFDYLQQGIAIVLIFIGAKMLGEHWISQWIGKSQQVVVSLLVIVLCIAGSIVYSVLKKRKGVPDEAENIADKPND, translated from the coding sequence ATGACACCCGATCAAATTTCTTACCTCGTATTTGGTATTGTAATCGTTATTGCCCTCGTGTTCGATATGGGGCTTTTTAGCAAGAAGAACACGGCTATTACCATTAAAACAGCGCTTTGGCAATCCGTATTCTGGGTGGCATTGGGTCTTGGCTTTTTCGTTTTCCTGCTTTTCGAAGAAAATAAAACTATTGCCCTGGAATACCTCAGCGCCTACCTGATGGAAAAGAGCCTGAGTATTGATAACATTTTCGTATTCATACTGATTTTCAATGCTTTCAGGGTAAAGGAAATTTATTATAGCCGCGCGTTGCTATTTGGCGTGTTAATGGCCATTGTATTTCGTATCATTTTTATAACGTTGGGTGTTGAGCTGGTTAACCGCTTTCATTGGATATTATACCTGTTTGGTGCTTTCCTTGTGTATACAGGAATCAAAATGTTTACCGCTGGCGACGATGAGGAGTTTGATCCCAAGGGACACCCTGTTTATAAATGGATGAAAAAAGTATTACCGCTGGTACCCCACGACGGCGGAGGCAGGTATATAATTAAAGAAGATGGCAAAAGACGCTACACCATGCTTTTTGTGGTCGTAGTTATGCTTTCGGTTATCGACCTTGTTTTTGCAGTTGATTCTATCCCGGCTGTAATGGGTATCTCTACCAATAAAATGGTGATCTATACCTCTAATATTTTTGCAGTATTGGGCCTGCGCTCGCTGTTCTTTCTGTTAAGAGGCGCCATTACCAAGTTCGATTACCTGCAGCAGGGCATTGCCATTGTTCTGATTTTCATCGGGGCGAAAATGCTGGGAGAGCACTGGATCTCACAATGGATAGGAAAATCACAGCAGGTAGTAGTGTCGCTCCTGGTAATTGTACTTTGTATTGCAGGCAGCATTGTTTACTCCGTTTTGAAAAAGCGAAAAGGAGTACCGGATGAAGCCGAAAATATTGCTGACAAGCCAAACGATTAA